The Aedes aegypti strain LVP_AGWG chromosome 1, AaegL5.0 Primary Assembly, whole genome shotgun sequence sequence GGGACTTAAgaggtaattttgtttgaaaaggaGATTTTACAAATCTTCCACTAAAAGTAAAGATTTTTCTAGAGACTCGCATTGAAATAAAGATCAAGTCTAAAAAAGACCTTCTGCCAGTCTTGGAATCCTAGAGTAATAACTGGATAaattggtggaagaatttgtggaaaatttataggaTAGGATAgtaactgaaaaaatattcaaagtaattcctgtagaaattactgaaggttggagttttgttatttttttttcttttagcaAATGCTGTGAACTTCAAGAATCCCTTGAATCGTTGGAGGATTTTCTGGGCGAATTTTCGagagaattggtagagaaattTTGGGAGCGATTCTTGAAGGGGTATATAAAAGTGATCCATaagaaatctcgcgtaacttttcaaaaggcctatctaacattgagaagTTCTCtatcgatctatagtgaaaaacgtcccaaaagatttgtttttctttattagagagactttcagcccgaggctggttcgtctctccAAAAGATTGAGTTTTttactgttataatcgaaattGAGCGAGAAAGGAAAGAATCTCTCGTTTTTACATAGCTCTTTTAGCGAAGTTTAGCGAGAAATGGCTGAAGAAACCACTAGAAGATTTTTTGAGGCTTTTTCTTGAGGGGTATGAAAAGAATTGTGAAGGAATTTCATAGTCGAACAAAGAACTCTGAAAGCTTTGGAATTCTACACCAGGATTCATTTAGAGCAGGAGAAGGAAAAAGTTACTccagagaccattttggttgggcctaaaagagactttagagaccttctaTTGAGAcatgcattaaaatagtgaccaagtccaAAGCTGTTAGTTACTGAGTGTCTAAAATCGGGAACTTTAGACACCGcatgcttgaaaacaggaaCCAAAATGAGACCGGAAAGAGATCACGATGCCCACCGCAGCCTGAATAAACACAAATTGCTAACGACCATCATAACGCGACATTACACCGGTCGTTGCTAAACACGTATGGGAAACAGCAACCTACCCTGTCGGTTAACAGTGCGTTTGTATCTTTGGCAACGCTATCCAACCGATCCAACCGTTGCTATTCTTTAAAACAAAGTGACGTGCAGTCTCGTGTTTCGTCGGTATTTTATTGTTCCGTTTTTTTTTGAGGATGTATTGGAGAAACTCTGCAGGATTTCCCGGAGGATATCTAGGGGAATTCTCGGAATAACTCCAGAAGGATTCCTAATGGAGCTTCGGAGGATTTCCTAGGAATTACTGgagcattcctggagaaactccgattaaattattggaggaactatctcgaaaatccaaataaaatcgcaaagaaattttcggaggagTTCCCAGTGTAGCTCGAAAAGAATTACCGGTAGAGCCGCCCAGAAATTACATCGGGACattcttttcaagaattcccccgaagatttctccaaagaactcctccggtattttcttcaggaatttctcatgggATTTCGAATGGCATTTCCAATTCCTCgtcatccaggattttttctgaggatttcgtccagaaattcataaagaaattcttatttggattttctccagaaattatttcggggacttttcagagaatttaaacCAGCTGTGGATTTGcagcaggaatttctccagaaacgtcctccaggaattcaccCGGGGATTTCAAGGAATCCTCCAGAGATATCCCCCAACATTTACTcagggattttcttcaggaatttcttagggAATATCTTTCAGGCATTCATCCGGGGATTTGCTGCAAGAATTTTTCCGGGGACTCGTTCCAGGTATCCCGTCGGGTAtatatttccttcagaaatttatccgtggatttcgtccagaaactcctcttgggattttcttaagaaatttctttgatGATTTGAGAAGATTCCTTCGGcgaatttcttccagaaattcttctggggatttcgtccaggaattcctacgccgattttctctagaaattccttcggagattttttcatagaattcctctggagatttcccccaagaattcctctgggaattcactccaggaatttctccgagaatttcaaGGATTCTCTCTGGGGGTATTCCTAGACCTCcttggagattttttccaggaattcaacaGGGGATTTctatagcaattcctccagggatttccttcaaaaaatctgtcggggattttttttcagagaatttttccggagatttccttcaggaatttctcttgtGATTTGAATTAGGAATTTCTCTTAtgatttcaaccaggaatttctgtggggattttctccaggaattcctccggggatttcaaggattactcTGCCAAtatccccaagaactcctctgagaattttcgccaggaatttctcaggggatttaCAATAGtaattcctcatgggattttctccaggaattcctcagggaatttccaatagcaattcctccggagatttcgtccaggattttctcttgggatttcgtccagaaattcatctgaggattttcttcaaaaaaattttctgagatttttttttctcgaaacttctcctgggatattctccaggaattcttctgagaatttcgtccagaaattcctctagggttttcgtccaggaattcctccagaaacttcttTGACGATATGCTCCAGGCATTTCTTCCGGAgaattcccccaagaactcctccggggattctcttcaaaattcttcaggagatctccaatagcaattccttctgggatttgcaacaaaaaatttctccggggatttcaccaagaaaggtctccgaggattttcttaataaattcctccggagattgttttatagaattcctctggggattcactccaggaatttcttcgagaatatcaaatagcaattccttcggggatgaaaattttctccaggaattccccaagGGACTTCTAATAACAATTCCtacggggatttcgtccagaaattattttgtgctttcctataggaattgcttcgggaatttcctccagaagcaccTCCGGAGATTGGTCCAGGAATTCCCCTGAGCatttcctacagaaacttccCTGGAGATTTGCTCTAGGAACTACcaaggggatttccaatagcaatccctcaggggatttcgtccagaatttcctctgggTATTTCACCCAAAAAAATCATAAGGATTAAAAATcattctccggggattttcttcagaatttcttctgggatttttttcagcgaatttttctggaaattttctccaggtaGTTCTAGGGAAATTTGCAAGATTTTTTCCGAAGATCTTTTCATGGGATTTCttagaggattttcttcaaaaatgcccccggggatttcttccaagaactttTCCGAGAATTCCCTCCAAGAaataatccggggatttccttccTTTAAAGTTCTCGGGGTATTCCTTCGGTGCTTCACCGTTCATTCCTCCTGagttgtttcagaaattctttaggagttctttcagcaattcttctggatcgaatccagcatatcctccgaagttcctccaaagTTCTACCGGGAAGAACTTTGGATTTCCTTCTTAGCTCCTTTGGAATTGTTGCGTAGTTCTTTCGggtattcctctaggaatttttcGAGTTTCCCCCATGAATTCCTCTGTAGGTGCTCTAACAATTCCTCCggcgttccttcagaaatttttccggagtttttcctgaagctttgaagaaactTCGAAGCAGATGTTGGAtaaaatccaaaagaattgctgaaagaactccagtggaatttctggagcaactcaggAGGAATCACCAGTGAACCTCCGAAGGaactctaaagaaattcctgtaggaattttagacaaaaccctagaaaatctccaaaggaaatcctggagtaacTTTCAAGTAAAATTCAAATTCCTACAGTTGGAAAGAAATTCCGGAGGAACTTTCTGGAAATCCAAATGAATCGCTGgatgattttttggaataagccgttccgaggaattgctggatgatatccagaagaatttccgatGGAAATCCGGTATAATTTTTAGAGGAGTTCCCAGTAGAAGTCtagagaaattcccggagaaacttttgagaaattttccgaggaactCTGGACAAACTTCCGGAGGGAATGTAGTGAATTATTCGAAGCAACTTCAGAAGAATTCCATTTCATGTTTACTATGTCTCAATcaactttccaaagcatttttgttctatgagtcgatgggaACTTCAGtaatcgattcatggaggttTGCCTGTACTTGAGAAACTCTGGAAAGTTCTGGAGTTATTTATTTGGTGGAACTccatggaggaaatcctcggccCCGGAGGGGAAACCTTAAGAGGAGTCCTTGGGacatccctggaggattttttttttgaaaaaatcgccggatgaatttctgaagaaaattccggtggaattcctggtggaaataaCCGAAGGAATTCATTAGCGATAGGGAGCCAGATCCTATTCATGGCACTTTTGGTTCATTTCGGCAGAGGGGTTTTTGTAAGCTACAGAgcttatttttggtcaaaatatGCATCGCACTGAGGCGCTtctaattgcaaagtttcagacgattcggccgagaaaaactccccatgccaaagtgaatcatacaAGTGACCAAGTGGTTCAGCACCCTGCTTTTTGTCTAAATGTCCAAATAATGCGGAACAAACACTTCACGTTATGTCGTGCAAACACTGTAGCTGTCAATAATGATAAACAAGAAGCAAGAATAGCAACTACCGGTGAAATAAAACCACTAACCTAAAATAGAACCACTTTGCGTATTCATTTTATGCACGCATCTGTGAACGCACTGGTGGGCATCGTCATAACCCTAAATCGAGAAGCACgatctgtcccagttgggacgttacgtcagaaagaagacgaagaagaaaattattccgaaTGCTTCTTTATCCAACATTCATACAGTGGATTTTTTCCGGATTTAGCAGGGAATTCCTCCGTGCTTTTCGTTTAGAATAGAatgcccgttcgattttggcaaaatCCATTTTAccaccgtgccaaaatcgaaagGTTTTCAAAAATTCGTTAGATTTTGGTAACTATTATCAACAATTTCTacaatttattcaaaactaagTTTAGAGGATGACTTTGTAGTTCAATTCAGAATGAATTGTGTAAGAAAAATGCACTCTACAAagaccgttcgattttggcaacatgtcaGTTTTGGACGTGTTTGCCCAAATCGAACGAACACTGTACTGGTTGTAGATAATGAATGATGACGCCTATCAAATGTTTTTTCCGAGCAAATCTTTCATTCTAGAGAAATGTTCAATTAGATGacttttctccatacaaaatagaattattttaCTTCGACTGTTCTATCGATATCTCTAGCAGATCTTCCTACCGAACTTCATCTAAGAAAATCCTGAAAAGTTTATTCCAGATATTCATTTatggatttcaaaattttctgacCTATGAGACTTCCTCCAGGAGTTGCTGGACTTCCTACGCTGATTTTTTCtacttattttttcttgaattcaTCTGCACATTCTTCCATAAAATACTGCAAATaatcctttaggaattttcaTAGGacttatactgcccataaacgcataattgtcccatgtgaataggaaatccagcagatatgggactgatatgcttttatgggcagtataggacTTTGTACTTTTCATAACATCAACCGGGTATTCCTGATATGATTCTTCCCAAAATTgctccaatttttaaataatttcaccTAAGGATTGATTCTGAAGTTCTTCCTAaaattttacgattttctttTAATCTACATGGATTCttctatttttaatttaaagttttaCAAAAAGTTTCTGCTTTCTTTTAGAAATACttcctggatttttttcaggagatTCTCCAAAGATAATCTggatattttttaaactttcctGGAAAGTTTCAAAAAGAATTCATGGAGGCTAGAGAAATCACtgctaaaatttttgaagattactggttattattatttatctttatttgagtggcttttcgcccttggcgagttcgataatgataaaaaagatactttaggaacctgctaccagccctgggaaCGAACAAATTGCGTCGCAGTAAAAATATATAGAATCAGTGACGTCACCCACCTCCGAATCCAGATTGGGTAGTTGCCGGAGCGCCGAAAGCCGGTGCCGCCGTGGTACTCGCCCCGAACAGTCCACCTGCGGCGGGTTGCGTTTGTCCGAAGAGCGAAGGCGTCGCCTGTTGGCCAAAAGTGGGCGTAGCCCCGAAGGCCCCAGTCGTCGCAGGCTTCCCAAAGGTACTCGTCTGCCCGAATGGACTGGCCGTGGCTGTGGTGCTTCCGAATGTGCTGCCAAATCCCCCGGCAGCACTCGTTTGGCCGAATCCTCCCTGCTTGGGGCCAAACATGGTCGATTTCCGAAAATTCGCTTCAAAGCTTCTGAATAGATATcacttttgttttgatttttgctCCGTCGCCACTTTCTCTCGCGAAACTGTCAATAATGAAAACGCGCGAACATAACCTCAACTCAACGAACTGAAGTCAATAAACACCAAGAAGAAGAGGCAGACACCGATTCGATCGGTTCCAATCACTTTTTCCACATGAAATCACACTTCAAATGATGGACTTTCACCTTATTTCGACGCGGAACGATGCCCGGCACGTAATTTCACTACTTTAGCACGGAATCAGTTGATTTTTACGCTCAATTTCGGGATTTTCCGGCGAGCAAAATTTCGAACACAGTTTTCACGTTGATTCAAGCAAAAGGATACTCGGCTCAGGTCAGCTCGCGGGAGTGCGAATGAAGCAGAGCTTTTTATGTCATCTTCGGAAAGCTTGGTTTTTGACAGAAGCCCGATAGATCAAGGTGTTTTAAATAGCAGGTAAGCTTTCTTCTGAGCTTTCTACACGCAAAAAatatgtgcggtaaaaactacaatTTTCTTCTCCTCTGGGTGGCCGAGACTAAACTaccatcacagacaaacagacgtcacactctcatcgctgttcatcgaccaactttttaacgatcgattcgaatatcttgtaggtggtcaatcgaccatccgcagcgctcgcgtcgtttttgttcgtgtttgacgtttacacattaCCGCCACCCAGGGGGTGGGAAACTCGGCTCACTGTGCCCGGCACAGTTCTCCGCACAGTTCCGCACAACTGGGCACCCTGCTAATTgtcatttgtttttgttttattttttcattgatttgatttgacaactaaaattttgtttttgtttgtaaataatCGGACCGTGACCTGAACCGTGATtgttttttgtgatattttttatttagatATTTTGCAGTTTTTAGTTTGTTGTGAATagtttttgaatagttttaaaCATGGATGAGGTAAGATAATTTAAGTTATTATAGAGAATGATGCAATAAATGTTGTTTCACTACAGGAATGGTTCTGGATGCAGCTCGAGCAAAAATACGGCCAAGTAAGCCTGCACTTAAAGAACATCCTTCGGCTGCAGAGCTTGTGCCGCCAATCGCTGGCGAACCTTACGGAGGAACGCATTCGACACATCGAGGACGACATGAGAAGCATGGCCGAATGCCTGACGGAGGAAGCGAACGCAGGAGGGACACCGTTGCGTGAGATTTATGGTCTGCAATTCGCCAAAAATCCGGAGCGGTTCCGATTTTTGGCAGGAGAAGTTATGTGCTTGCTAGACTTAGCACAAATTATGCGGGACCACTCAGCTACGTCGTTCATACGGCCTTTAAAAAAAGCTAAAGCTTGTCTTTCCCAACACCCCGAGCCTGTCGCGAACCCATGCACAGATGGGTTATTGGATAATCTACGCCGAAAAATAACCCTACATATCCGATCCATGTAAGTATTACCCTGatgtagggaaggtgtaccggtattcgccatgtaccagttattcgccaccccggattatataccgttttacgacatatatggttgccaattgtttaatgttcgctaaattgctttaaggctaagtagcccgtcattcgttttggcaacaatgatgacttttcagcttgcatttctaagtgataaaactcagtcgtgATAGGATTATactgacttgaaaatgtatcactgtacgcgctaacatgcataaagtatgctgatactttttcagttgtgtcagtgcaaaaccaactgattttctttgattcgaaatcgttggataaattagcaacaatcatcaacgacacatacaaatttcaatgacggcctacttcgccttaagatgatacggaaacattcttggaaaccgcaaaattttctcaaaaaaaaaccttttttttttaatttttgcaccTTTGCACTTATttttcgccaccctccataacaAATTaacgtaggtggcgaattcaggaaccaaaattaaaatcgtggcaaatactggtgcaagtggtccagtattcgccaccccaatttttaatacaaaaacaaagtttctgattagtttatATATTTTCCCTCTCCCTTTCGTGtaatgtattgacagtaaccaaaggtcgtttgattgatgtataaacaatatttctccttaaggtggccaaaactggtacacctcccCTAATTattgtgaagatgaatcgaagccagacATCAAACTCGCAAGAACACAAATATAGAAAACGAGACAACCGATGATGTTGAAAACATGATAAATTGATCACTCAACCAAGTTTTCAGTTTGAAAAACTCTCTGcttttccagatttgtgctcttgaatattAAAAGGTTTTGAcctcgatgcatcttcaccaaAGACAAGACATGGTAGTTAGGCTCAGactgggtaccacttctagtacagtgaaacctccatgagtcgatattgaagggaccatcgactcatggaaatatcgagtcatggaacagcaatcctttggaaagctgcttctagggaccatcatagtaaccatgaaattttgtttttagtatggttccatgagtcgatatcgagtcatggaacatcgactcatggaggtatcactgtagtacAGTCCTTATTTCGTCTTTGTCTTTACCTTACAGGACATATTTAAAtgtatacagtcgactctccacatctcgatgttctacatctcgatatctctccctatgtcgatgatttcataagtcccttcagtctgcatacattttcactctccatatctcgatatcctccttatctcgatatctccatatctcgatgtgtttctgttgatttttcgttctcaactttctctccgtatgtcgatatgatcaatatcaaaggttactagaccagagttttgggattcaaaacaaattaggagcgcaaaatgacgtctgtttgtgtattactttcttggcaacggagtgtttttcaatctagtattcatcaaaactttgttctttgtctcgatctctccctatctcgatggtcccttcgatatcgagatgtggagaggcgactgtaatttGATTTATTACTTTTTCGAAATCACAGAACATCTCGAAATGACCTTATGGAAAAAGTCCATAAAATGGATGCAAAGGTGTACTTGACCAACGCCGGGCAGTATAAGGCGACAATAATATGCCCATTTTGCGAAGCCAAACCCTCAAAAATAACTCTGAGCATGGACGTCACTGGAAGTTGGCACATATTTGGATTCAAACGACATTACAATACGTTCCATTTGTCGTTACCGGACTCCATGGCCGAACCAGTTATCAAACGCAGCAAAAACGATACGAAAAAGGAGTCATACGGTAAGATATGTTAACATATTCCTTGACAAGTGAACGCCGCGTGGCAGTCAATTTGGTTCTCAGAAggcggttgggtgacaaaacgtcgcaTGCCATAACGTCGAATGCCATAACGTGGGAGAGAAcggaaaattcttggaaaaatgatTCTCTTCCCATAGAATAAATAATGCACTTTGAGCCAGACGTTTTTCGAAGCATATTGAATCGAAATCATTGTGAAAAAAGAAATACAATTCTAAATCGCTGTTGAAAATTTACTGCTTGCAACGTTTTATCCCCTTCGACGtcttgggattcgacgttttgtctttcgacattgtGTTCCTAAACCGTGTTGAAACAGCcatagtgattccctatttATAAATCCTACTGcataataattattgaaaagatttggaatttaaaaaaaatcgcgtGTTTAAGGTAAAGGTGAATCGAAggcaaacctcgaattttcaagagcacaaatctggagaaccgaacacccgtttgagctgaaaacttaatcgattggtccccaccagctagtgaccaatcaattaagtttgcagattaaacggatgtttggttctccagatttgtgctcttgaaaaattgaggtttggcttcgattcatcttcaccttcaataatataatataaatgaaaattgtATGTATGGCTAAATAGgaaaccactatagccataacacTCCTAACCCTGTTTGAACATTTCATTCGCTAATTTTAGATCTCAATTACGAAGACGTCGAAGTATTAGAAGGTAATTTATATGCTGCAATTCACTTTAATAGATATTTTCCGACGATAGGTTTTCGAATTATaaacaatacaatttttgtgTTATTTAGAAAACATCACAGTTGAACTTCTCACCGATGTAAGCAAAAATGAACCGGCATTGAATGGTTCAGATCCATACTCATATAGAAGATCTCTCGAAATGTATAATGATAGCGTCTGCACTGAAGAATATGTGTTTGCCAAGGATGCACAATTTGAAGCAGTGGAATTCCTTGAAGGGTACCAGGAACACGTCGAAGGTAACTAACACATAACAAATCAGATGTAATTCATGCTGCACAGTGCCCATTCGATTTTGCCAacacaaaattattcaattttagCAACATCGTTCTTTTTTGGTTTTGGTAACATTTGTGGTTGGTATTGTTCAAAAATAGGatggttttccaaaatttgttaGGATTTGGCAAGAATAAATAACAGTTCCtataatttgattaaaaatgTAGTTGGATAACTTTCTAAATAAATTCACGATATGGACATTTGTTTGAtctgttgccaaaatcgaaccgaCACTGTACATTGCCTTATTCCAGGGAAGTccagaattttaaaaaaaaacaattttttcctTTATTGGTTCATTTTGCTTGCATATATTTTTGCTTCACAGAGAATAGTACAGACAAACCTTTCGCCGATATAATTCAAATGAATCCGTCTTCGAGTGATGCTGATCCGTACTACGTGGAAAATGATAGCTTTGTCGAACTTCATTATGATAGTGTTTGCACTGAAGGTGTTGTGATTTCCGAGGAAGCAACAGTTGGATTTGTGGAATTCGTTGAAACGAGTCAAGAGGACACCCAAGGTAAATTAATTGCCAAATGTAAATCAtataccgtgaaggccccatatTCTGTACATTCAaagcttttcaaatttcaatctgCTGTAACTAATCTAAAACACACAATAAAACTCATAATTTTTTTAGAGCAAATACTTATCGATCTTATGTGTTTACAAGGGAAAGTAtaaagtaatgatttttattaaaaaatcttaaatttcttcaagggCGCCGTGTTCCTCTTTCTGGGCTCTCATtctttcaattttcttatccTGTGTattaatgttcataattttgcaCAAACGATAAGTTTTCTATAATAGGTAAAATAATTTACTAAAAGCATCATTGGCACATtgattccttcttcttcttcttctccttcttcttcttcttggcaatacgtcctcactgggacatacacctttagcatggctttgctttgtagccgcggactctaaacactcggctaaggaaggccccacttTAATTCCtacttatttttaattttcttgctttttaCGTGTTTACGTCTCTAGTGAAAAGTGGCCCAcctttaaggccgcacgggacgtcatcataatcaccctatccatttcaagaggcaaatcccaagaaccactccatatatcgatgcgaaaatgtatcactatgatgcTTTATATGTAGtacacaacccgataaattttcagcttcatcggttcactaaaactcgagatttgcttccacaaagatttgatgattattgttagagtgagacgaaagataggaaaaataacacggtctcccgtgtccccttaacatAGAAACTTACTGAGCAAAGTTAATTTTATCTATAATACAGTCTAAGATAGTTACTAGCATAGCATATCATAGACTGACAGTACATGTCAATGATTGCTACTCCGTCATTGATcgaaactggtaagaattgtacttcgatccaaatgaataatgGATGGGTGTTTCGTTTACACTCGAAGTGCAATTTCAGCAGATCTCATATTAAAAGTCAATAGCGGCGccagccaagtccttacagaagattaagaaaatacgtcgacattcaaaatatcgaactattcaaaggttatttttagtaatgacaagaaaagaaagctatagggtaggtgtaccagttatggccatagtggttccctatttcgccatacgtgatatcttgaatacCTTCACATttcgaaaaatcttttgtgttttagcagtaaagtaaaggataaatcttgatgttaaaaagttcaaaaagattaaaaatgtaaaagttatccaaattttgcatacggccaaatagggaactactatggccataactggtacactttccctatataatAAAACTATATTTATTAATATAAAGGTTCATGCcaacacttgaagtgacgaaccatccacagtcagtttgaaaaatacatgaaCGATATtgataaaagtttcaaaaaagaGTTCAAAACACTATTTATTTAATCATCTTAATTTATCTCAGTTCTATGATAATTTGTGAAATAATCCTGacaattttataacaaaaaccTTATAGGGTATGAAAACGTAACGCTGTAGTACAtcgacattcataatatcgAACTACACAAAGGTTATTTGTAGTAATGATGGAAACCGACATTTATAATGCTGGTTATTTTaagaaatgacaaaaaaaaagatggaatatgaatattaaaactatttaaaacagaaTAAAGGCTTGTGCCGACACtagtagtgacgaaccattcatagtttgcttgaaaaatacaaataacatAACTTTGCTTTGATATAAACGTGTAATAACAAGCTCGTTTTATGCTCACCAAtcggtaatccatcctcgactgaacacaaacaACTTTTGACACTCGCACAACGTAAACCGGATACGATTGACCTTGGTTCCATCACTCTATAATACAGTCC is a genomic window containing:
- the LOC110674213 gene encoding uncharacterized protein LOC110674213 gives rise to the protein MDEEWFWMQLEQKYGQVSLHLKNILRLQSLCRQSLANLTEERIRHIEDDMRSMAECLTEEANAGGTPLREIYGLQFAKNPERFRFLAGEVMCLLDLAQIMRDHSATSFIRPLKKAKACLSQHPEPVANPCTDGLLDNLRRKITLHIRSITSRNDLMEKVHKMDAKVYLTNAGQYKATIICPFCEAKPSKITLSMDVTGSWHIFGFKRHYNTFHLSLPDSMAEPVIKRSKNDTKKESYDLNYEDVEVLEENITVELLTDVSKNEPALNGSDPYSYRRSLEMYNDSVCTEEYVFAKDAQFEAVEFLEGYQEHVEENSTDKPFADIIQMNPSSSDADPYYVENDSFVELHYDSVCTEGVVISEEATVGFVEFVETSQEDTQVEIKFEEVSNDKIYLHPDETSFDPLEGTNPSEN